In Topomyia yanbarensis strain Yona2022 chromosome 2, ASM3024719v1, whole genome shotgun sequence, one DNA window encodes the following:
- the LOC131685953 gene encoding DET1 homolog — translation MTTTSSPAGVKNDPPDVVCSERIKFRKLHSQNIVHRLRYREMGLGVKSPQHSVRVFYQNVYPNMTVVNVEKPPCYLRKFSPDGRFLIAFSSDQASLEIYQYMGCAAAASLFQEWEDTELIINDGTGGRSYEIRSQIFDKLFKLRHVVNMENNEKQLNRECSLFTNDGRYVIIGAAVFIPEENRPHFYELYTNNEAIKPTASCPLEDYTLYIIDLHNGRISDSKDFKVDKIILSHNQGVYLYNDTLAILSIQHQTVYIYSIAEGTFIMERTIGRFCCPDESYLYGLGTVTGRSNSNTNLRAFREPTINSLKHRMLVFLFHQAKVKVDAGEDKLALRKFYRRFDEYRNLRMWKMQLLDDDHLLIKYASEDVVTLKIIEPNNHSSIFVIYNIWKNQIIGIYGNQSHELLFLYENFCDSFRNANLAHQTQFTCSPSNNIYSNLIHQRFKQTMIGARGGGVQEATKRILAQLPISAQSYSSSPYLDLSLFSYDDKWVSAMERPKACAEFPIRFFARDSGLLKFRIYAGVQNQQPSSSSRRLVAFTFHPTEPFAISVQRINTDYIANFHIRHAGARVNR, via the exons ATGACCACGACTTCAAGCCCAGCGGGCGTAAAAAATGATCCCCCGGATGTTGTCTGCTCCGAACGCATCAAGTTTCGTAAGTTACACTCACAGAATATTGTCCATCGGTTGCGTTATCGGGAGATGGGTCTAGGCGTCAAGTCACCACAGCATTCGGTGCGTGTGTTCTACCAGAATGTTTATCCCAACATGACGGTAGTGAACGTCGAGAAACCACCGTGCTACCTGCGAAAGTTTAGCCCGGATGGTAGGTTTTTGATAGCTTTCTCATCGGATCAGGCTTCGCTGGAAATCTATCAGTACATGGGGTGTGCGGCAGCAGCCAGTCTGTTCCAGGAATGGGAGGATACGGAGCTGATAATCAATGACGGTACCGGGGGAAGGAGTTACGAGATTCGAAGTCAAATATTTGATAAGTTATTCAAG CTCAGACACGTAGTCAATATGGAAAACAACGAAAAACAGTTGAATCGTGAGTGTAGCTTGTTCACCAATGATGGAAGGTATGTGATAATTGGAGCCGCTGTGTTCATTCCGGAGGAGAATCGTCCCCACTTTTACGAACTGTATACAAACAACGAAGCCATTAAGCCAACCGCCAGCTGCCCGTTGGAAGACTATACACTTTACATCATAGATCTTCACAATGGGCGCATTTCGGACTCGAAGGACTTCAAGGTGGATAAAATCATCCTATCTCACAACCAAGGAGTATATCTGTACAACGATACGCTAGCGATATTGTCGATTCAGCATCAGACAGTTTATATCTACTCAATAGCCGAGGGGACGTTCATCATGGAGCGAACAATTGGTCGGTTTTGTTGCCCAGATGAGAGTTATCTATACGGACTCGGAACGGTTACTGGTCGATCTAATAGCAATACCAACCTTCGTGCATTTAGGGAACCAACAATCAACAGCCTAAAGCATCGGATGTTAGTTTTTCTGTTTCATCAAGCTAAAGTCAAAGTTGATGCTGGTGAGGATAAGCTAGCGTTACGCAAGTTCTACCGTCGTTTCGATGAGTACAGAAATCTTCGCATGTGGAAAATGCAACTGCTGGATGACGATCATTTGCTGATAAAGTATGCCAGCGAAGATGTTGTGACGTTGAAAATCATTGAACCAAACAATCACAGctcgatttttgtgatttacaACATTTGGAAGAACCAAATAATCGGCATTTATGGCAATCAATCGCACGAGCTTCTATTTCTTTACGAAAATTTCTGCGATAGCTTCCGGAATGCCAACTTAGCCCACCAGACGCAGTTTACATGCTCACCGAGTAACAACATCTATAGTAATTTGATCCATCAGCGCTTCAAACAGACCATGATTGGTGCCCGCGGTGGAGGAGTGCAGGAGGCCACCAAACGAATCCTAGCACAGCTACCTATCAGCGCCCAAAGCTACAGTAGTTCACCCTATTTGGATCTCAGTCTGTTTAGCTACGATGACAAATGGGTCTCGGCTATGGAGCGACCCAAGGCATGTGCCGAATTTCCGATCCGGTTTTTTGCGCGTGATTCGGGACTGCTGAAGTTTCGAATCTACGCGGGAGTACAGAATCAACAGCCAAGTTCCAGCTCGCGACGACTAGTGGCGTTCACCTTCCATCCAACCGAACCGTTCGCGATCAGCGTCCAACGGATCAACACCGATTATATAGCAAATTTTCACATCAGACATGCGGGAGCGCGTGTGAATAGGTGA